TGGGTGTCCTGGGACAGCCCCAGATGCTGCACAAGTTCTTCATGGTTCGGGACGAGGTCCAGCTGCGGTTCATGCCCGTGATCCTCGGGGGCAGTCAGGCGATCTGTCTTCTGATCTGGTTTGGTATCGGACTGGCCGTGCCGGCGTTGGTGGCGCAGGGGGCGATGACGGCACCCTCGCCCGTAGATCATGCCTCGCCCGAGTTCCTTCGCCAGCAGACTCCCACCTTGCTCGGCGGTCTGGCGGTGGCGGGGATCCTCGCGGCGATCATGTCGACGGCCGATACCTTCCTGCATCTGGCGGCGACGGCGCTGGTCCGGGATCTTCCCCGGAGTTTCAGGCGACCCGTGTCCAATGAGATGCGCGCCGTTCGGTGGTTGCTTCCCGTTGTCGGACTGGTTGCCGCCGCCTTCGCGATCTGGTTTGGAGATCTGATCGCGATCCTCGGTGCGTTCGCGTTTGGCACCTTCGCGGCGGCCCTCATGCCGGTGATGGCGATCGGTTTTCACTGGCGACGCGTCGAGGGACGTGCCGTGTCGGCATCGATCGCCACCGGCCTGTCGGTCCATCTTGGGTTGGAACTGTTGAACCGCCAGACCGTGTTCCCGGGTTGGGTGCCACCGCTCGCGCCGGGTGTCATGCCCGCGGCCATCGCGATGGCCGCGTCGATGCTCGTGCTGATCGTCGTCACCGGCGTCCGGACCCCTCGGGCCGCCTCGGGGCTGGTATCCTCACGGTCATGAGGTTCTTTCTAGCCCTGTTTCTGATGTCGCTCGTGGGTTGCGGTGACAGTCGCGTAGAAGACAATCGACTGGCCGCGATTCGCGATGCGGAGGATCGTCGGGATGTCGATGCTCCGGCGCTGACGGTGACGTCCGCCGATGAGTCCCCGACGGTTCGAGAGCGGGTTTATCGTGCACTTGGACGGATCCAGGATCCTGCCGGGTTGGAGCGATTGCTGAGGGGCCTCGACGACGACGAATCCACGGTCCGCCAGTCGGCTCTGTTCGCCATCGGCCAGCTCGGGCTTGCCCGTGGCGCGGTCGTGGATGCGACGGCGGTCGAGACTCTCGGTCGACGGGTTGGCCCCGTCGAAGGTCGATCTCTCGATGAGCGTGTCGCCGCTATCGAGGCCCTCGGAAAACTTGCGCCCGAGAATGCCGAACAGATCCTCCTGTCGCTGTTGGAGGATCCGTCTGCGGCCATCCGGGCCGAGACCGTTGACGCGCTCTTCCGTTTCCGGTTCGTTCCGACGTGGCGTGGGCAGAGCGATGTGCCTCCGGAGTGGAGCGACATCACCGTTCGTTCGCTGGCGCTGAGTTTGCGCGATCCCGATGTCGAGGTGCGTCGTCAGACGGCCCATGCGGTCTCGCGATACGGGGAGCCGCGTGTTGTCGATCTCCTCGGCGGATCGATCGCAGCGGTACTGCAAGATGACGACACGCTCGTACGACTCTGGCTTGTTCGAGGTCTGGGCCGAATCCCGGCACCGGCATCGAGCACCGTCCTCTCCGTGTTGGGCGATGCCTGTGGCGACGCCGAGCCATCGGTTCGAGTCGAAGCGATGGCGGCACTCGCCCGCCTGGGTGAAGCGGCTGCGATCCCGGTCGGTCTCGCCGGGGACACATCGTTTCATGTGCGTCGCGGGTGGGCCAACGCCGCCGCAGGGGCGGGTCAAGAAAGCGTCCTGCCGGCGCTGACGGGACTTCTGCTCGACCCTTCGGCGGAGGTACGTGCCGCAGCGGTGGCAAGCTTGATCCAACATTCGGAGACGACCCCACCGGCGGAATGGGAGACGTGGATCGCGGATCCGACATGGCAGGTTCGCGCCGCGGCGGCCGCCGCGGCCGGCTCGTGGGAGTCGGATCGAGTGCAGCATCTCGAATCGGTCCTCGCCGATCCCGAAACGCGTGTCCGGACCGCGGCGCTGTCCGCGCTCTCCGGGCTGGATGGGATCATGCCGCATATCGTGCGGGCGCTGAACGACGACGATCTGGCCATCCGCGCCACCGGCGTGACGCTGCTGACGTCCATCGAGAACGAACAGCGCGTCGAGCTCCTGGGGGACGTGCTCCGACGGTCTCCCGGCGACGACTGGGTCGAGGTCCGGGAGGCGGTCATCGCGGCCCTGGCAACCAGCGACGACCCGGCAGCGGCTGTGATCCTGCGTGACGCCGCAAGCAACGACACGGCGTCTTCGGTGCGAGCGGCGTCCGCGGGTGCGCTGCGTCGACTGGGTGTAGAGCCGCCGACACCGTCGGGCAGTCTCGAGACGGCTACGCCGTCGCCGTGGATAGGGCAGACCTTCCGCTCGCCGCCGCGGGTTCGGCTGGAGACCGATCGCGGCGTGATCGAGATGCAGACCCTTCCGGATGCGGCACCGATCCATGTCGCGCATTTTGTCGAGTTGGTCGAACGCGGTTTTTACGACGGGCTGATCTGGCATCGAGTCGTCAGCAATTTCGTCGTGCAGGGCGGAGATCCCCGGGGGGATGGTTGGGGCAGCCCGGGCTACTCGCTGAGGGATGAGATCTCCCGGGTGCGTTTCCGGCGTGGGACCGTTGGCATGCCGAAGGCCGGCAAGGACACCGGAGGCTGCCAGCTATTCATCACCCACGTTCCGACGCCGCACCTGGACGGCAACTACACCATCTTTGCCCAGGTCGACGTCGGGATGGAGGTCGTCGATCGGTTGCAGGTCGGCGATCGTATCCGACGAGCCAGGGTGAGCGACGGACCACGAGGCCCACGGAGATGAGTGACGACACGCGGAAGATCCACGATGCCCTGTCGCGGTTGATCCGTGATCGCTCGCGGCTGAGAAGCGGTGGCTACCTGATCGAGGGGATGGCGGACTCTATCGATCTTCAGATCCGCTGGCCCCTCAAACCCGCGGAGCAGGATCCCGTCGTGTTCGGCGACGCGCTCACCGAGGCGGTAGACGCCGCTCTCGAGGAACTCATCGCCCAGCGGAGCGCGCTCCGGCCGGGATACGCATACTGTTACGCCTGCGACGGAACCGTCTGCGAACACGCCACGCCTCCGGACGCCCGTCACATCCTCGAGAGTTACGACGTCACCGGTCAGCCCCGTTGGACGGAGTTCTCCAGATTCTGTCTGGAGCGTCGTCACGCGGAGACCGATCGTCTGTTCGGGCGCGAGTCGGCCTTCATCACCTGGGTCCAGGACGAGCAGCAGCTCAACCGTCACCTGCCTTCGACCTTTCGCCGCGCTCCGTTTCGCTTGTTCGGGCAGGTCCTCGCCGGGTTCTACGACGTCGTCCCATCCGGCAACGGTGGTCGCTCGGTGCTGGCATTGACCTGCCAGATTGCGGGGTTTCGCAGTCGACGGGGTGCCGGCCGACTGGTTCTGAATCTCATCGCCCGTACCCCCGAGGGTGAGCCGGTCGAGATGCTGTGGGAGCGGCAGCAGGCGCTTCCGTGGCACAACTCGATTCGTTGGGCCCAGTCGGCCCTGCAGACGCTGCGAGGCTCACAACAGCCGGGATTCGATCAACGGATAGCCGGAATCCTCACTGGGTTGTCGCGACGTCTCCAGCGGGATCGTCGTTCACGTCAAGGCCGGACACGACACGCGGAGCATCGCCACAGTTCGCGGGAGCGTCCGACTCGCAAGGCGCTCGACGATCTCTCGATCGCGAAGACCGAGGACGCCTTCGTCGACGAGGGACAGGGGACACAGATCATACTTGGCGAGCGCGGACGCGCCCATGTCTTTAGCCCGCAGGGGAGACACGTGACCAGCATCCGCTATCGACGGGAGGCGATTGAGCGCAAGGTACGACAGGAACGCTGGCGACCCGCGTCCACCAGCGAACTTCTCGCGCTACAACAAAGAGTGGCTCAGGCTCGAGATTAGAAGAGGCTCGGTGCCGCTTCCGAGTTTGACTCATCCATCAGCACCAACGCTGCCACGCCGATGCCGCCGGCGATCAGCCACTTGGCCCATGTGGCCATGCCGCCCGTGGTCGCCTGCCCGGGCGCCAGGACCTGCGTCGGTAGCTTGTCGTTCAGCGTCAGGGCGACGGGTTGGTTGTCGCCCGCGCCGATGGCCATGTTGTCCGATGCGAGGAATGCCCCGCCATCGGTTTCAGCGATCAGTGCGTAGTCGCCGGCCGGCGCGCCTTCGATACGAAACACGCCCGTGTCATCCGTGGGCTCCGACGCGAAGGTCTGTTCGGAGACCGTGTCGACGAGAACGATCACGGCGCCGGTGTGAGGCGTCACTCCGTCGCTCTGGACGACCTTTCCGGAGAGTCGGCCGGTGGCGGCGTCAAGGTCCGCCGCCAGCAGCGGAGATCCAGCGACAAACGTCGCGACGCAGACCGTCAAGAGTAAGGCAGTGAGTTTGCGGACCGCTGCGAACGACATTGTGCGAGGCCTCCGTGTTGACAATGAGGTGCCATTTTTACGGAGGGCGAGGACCGCTGTCAAGACAGACCGCACGCGGCTAAGGTGATTCGGGCCGCAGGGGGGCTCGATCGCCGAGAACGGCGGATTTAAGGGGTCGAGGCGGAGGCGCTGCTGCTGCCGCCGGAGACCAGGAGCAGGAGCGCTCCACCGCCGCCGGCCAACACCGCGATCCCCTTGGGCGAGGTCCAGAAATTGGTGGCCGTCACGTTGCCCGAGACGATGGCCGTGCCCGTGGCGGCCTTGTCGACACCCGGGAAGCTGCGGTCGGGTGCCAGGGTGCCGGGCGATGCCAGCTTCAGGTCGACGTTAAGCGTGTCCGACGGGGGAAGGTTGACGACCGAATTGGTCACGAAGAACTCGCTGCCGCTCTCGATGGCGATATCGAAGTAGCCGTAGGGCAGGCCGGCTGCCTCGAAGCTGCCGTTTCCACGGCTGGTGGCCTCGAAGGTCTGCTCCGTCGACAGATGGAACAGTTTCACCGTGGCCCCGACCAGGGGAGACCCATCGGACGCCATCAGCTTGCCCTTGATCGTCGACAGATCGGCGGTCGACTGGGTCCCGTCGGTATCGGCGGCCAGCGTGACCGGCATTCCGACCAGACAGACGACCAATAACGAGGCCAGGCTACAAGATCGTAATCGTTTAGAGCGATGCATCAGATAACCCTCACGATGAAAGAGACCCCAGGTCTCCGCATCCAATGTAGGTTCGGTTGTTTTTCGGCGCAAGCGCCCCACCGAGGTGGCAGGTTTACTGGCGCAGGAGGCCATATTTGAAGATACACCAGAGAGCGGCCATCCCGTCTCGCCAGTTGATCTTCTTGCCCTCTGCGTAGGTGCGCCCGGAATAGGAGATGCCGACTTCATAGAATCGAACGTTCAGCCGGGAAATCTTGGCGGTGACCTCGGGTTCGAACCCGAAGCGGTTTTCCTCGAGCTGAATCTGACGCAGCAAGTCCGTTCGAAAGAGCTTGTAGCAGGTCTCCATGTCGCTGAGGTTCAGATTGGTCACCGCGTTGGAGAGCAACGTCAAGAAACGGTTGCCGACGTAGTGCCAGAAGAACAGGACGCGGTGAGCGTCTCCGCCGGAGAACCGCGAACCGTAGACAACGTCGGCACGATCTTCAAGGACCGGCTCCAGAAGACGGACGTACTCCTTCGGGTTGTATTCGAGGTCGGCGTCCTGGATGACGGTAAAGTCTCCGCGAGCCTCCGCGAATCCACGCCGCAGCGCGGCACCCTTGCCGCGGTTTGTCTCCTGACGGAACTGACGGACCTGCGGGTGTTCGTCGAACTCATCCAGGACGGATGCGGTTCCGTCGTCGGACGCATCGTCGACGACGATCAACTCGCGATCGACGCCCTCGGGAAGCGGGGCGGCGAGAACTCGTTCGATCAACGCACGGATCGTCGCAACCTCGTTGTAGGCGGGAATCACAATACTGAGAAGAGGCATCCGACACTCCCGAACAGATCTAGAAGGTTACCACGCGACTATTCCGATGCTCCGGTCAGTCGCTTCAAGGCCGTTGCCGACTCACGATCCTCAGGATCGAGAGAGCGGATGCTGCGCCAGTGTCGTAAGGCGACGCCCGAGCGACCTTCACGCTCTTCCAGTTGTGCGAGTCGTTTGAGAATCTCTACGCGGCGATTCGGTAACGCATCCGGATGTCCGAACAGTGCCCCGAGCCAAGCGTCTCGGGCGCCGTCGCGATCGTCGAGGGCCAGCAGTCCGTCGCCGCGAATACGCAGAACGAACAGGCTGTCGCCATCCAGTCGGTCCGCCGACTGCAGGTCTCGGCGGGCGGCGATCGGATCGCCCAAAGTCGCCTCGATCCGTCCGCGCAGTGCATGTAACGGGGCGGCGGCACGTGTCTCGGGGAGTCGTTCGTCGGCCGGGAGCAACCGTCGGAGCGTGAGATCGTCTCCCGCACGATTGACCTGGAGGGCCTCCGCGACGCGAGCCGCGAGGAAATCCGGCCAGCGCCGGCGAAGCTGCGCCATCACCGGGAGGGAACTCTTGCTGCGGCCCTCCCGGCGCAGGCGTCCGTACCAGGCGAGCCAGGCTTCGGGATCATCCGGAAGCGCGTCGTCCAGTTCGCCTGCGTAGAGCCAGGGTTCGATCTCCAGCAGGAGTCGCGCCGCGGCCGGGGCGTCGAACTGAAACATGCGACGGACCAGTGTCACGCTCGTGTCGCGGTCGCCCGTCCGAACCAGGGTGCGCGCGGCGATGCGGAGCGTCGGCACGGTGACCGGGGCCAGGGCGACCGCCTGTCGTGCATGGAACGCTGCGGCCCGTGCGTCGGTCGCATCC
This genomic interval from Acidobacteriota bacterium contains the following:
- a CDS encoding carboxypeptidase-like regulatory domain-containing protein; protein product: MSFAAVRKLTALLLTVCVATFVAGSPLLAADLDAATGRLSGKVVQSDGVTPHTGAVIVLVDTVSEQTFASEPTDDTGVFRIEGAPAGDYALIAETDGGAFLASDNMAIGAGDNQPVALTLNDKLPTQVLAPGQATTGGMATWAKWLIAGGIGVAALVLMDESNSEAAPSLF
- a CDS encoding HEAT repeat domain-containing protein is translated as MRFFLALFLMSLVGCGDSRVEDNRLAAIRDAEDRRDVDAPALTVTSADESPTVRERVYRALGRIQDPAGLERLLRGLDDDESTVRQSALFAIGQLGLARGAVVDATAVETLGRRVGPVEGRSLDERVAAIEALGKLAPENAEQILLSLLEDPSAAIRAETVDALFRFRFVPTWRGQSDVPPEWSDITVRSLALSLRDPDVEVRRQTAHAVSRYGEPRVVDLLGGSIAAVLQDDDTLVRLWLVRGLGRIPAPASSTVLSVLGDACGDAEPSVRVEAMAALARLGEAAAIPVGLAGDTSFHVRRGWANAAAGAGQESVLPALTGLLLDPSAEVRAAAVASLIQHSETTPPAEWETWIADPTWQVRAAAAAAAGSWESDRVQHLESVLADPETRVRTAALSALSGLDGIMPHIVRALNDDDLAIRATGVTLLTSIENEQRVELLGDVLRRSPGDDWVEVREAVIAALATSDDPAAAVILRDAASNDTASSVRAASAGALRRLGVEPPTPSGSLETATPSPWIGQTFRSPPRVRLETDRGVIEMQTLPDAAPIHVAHFVELVERGFYDGLIWHRVVSNFVVQGGDPRGDGWGSPGYSLRDEISRVRFRRGTVGMPKAGKDTGGCQLFITHVPTPHLDGNYTIFAQVDVGMEVVDRLQVGDRIRRARVSDGPRGPRR
- a CDS encoding glycosyltransferase family 2 protein: MPLLSIVIPAYNEVATIRALIERVLAAPLPEGVDRELIVVDDASDDGTASVLDEFDEHPQVRQFRQETNRGKGAALRRGFAEARGDFTVIQDADLEYNPKEYVRLLEPVLEDRADVVYGSRFSGGDAHRVLFFWHYVGNRFLTLLSNAVTNLNLSDMETCYKLFRTDLLRQIQLEENRFGFEPEVTAKISRLNVRFYEVGISYSGRTYAEGKKINWRDGMAALWCIFKYGLLRQ
- a CDS encoding carboxypeptidase-like regulatory domain-containing protein yields the protein MRRKTTEPTLDAETWGLFHREGYLMHRSKRLRSCSLASLLVVCLVGMPVTLAADTDGTQSTADLSTIKGKLMASDGSPLVGATVKLFHLSTEQTFEATSRGNGSFEAAGLPYGYFDIAIESGSEFFVTNSVVNLPPSDTLNVDLKLASPGTLAPDRSFPGVDKAATGTAIVSGNVTATNFWTSPKGIAVLAGGGGALLLLVSGGSSSASASTP